In Acetomicrobium sp. S15 = DSM 107314, the following are encoded in one genomic region:
- a CDS encoding aminopeptidase, with protein sequence MHDFTLQHYARIPVELNKESVKEVAIITDTGVEPEVAEALAAAAYELGLEPTITMMVRRPVHGLEPTQVVSLGILGAELMLFATSTGFAHTDAVRTALKRGCKYIGMPEISVATLRGGAATADYAEVGRITKAVSDLLTAGSEVHITSELGTNVTFSIAGRPCFELSGVFRPGTIACFPDGEAAMAPVEGTAIGTVVVDSSLHQIGMLHEPVIWRFEHGRVVAIEGSEAARRLQAILKARGDSNSWNLGEFAVGTNPAARHGTTVSEDKKRLGSIHLALGDNLTLGGQNKSLTHLDGVLSTPSLWVDGKLVIERGRLSL encoded by the coding sequence ATGCATGATTTTACTCTGCAACACTACGCACGCATACCAGTAGAACTAAACAAAGAAAGCGTTAAGGAGGTCGCTATCATCACCGATACCGGCGTCGAGCCGGAGGTAGCTGAAGCCTTAGCGGCTGCAGCCTATGAACTGGGACTGGAACCGACGATCACGATGATGGTACGTCGACCAGTTCACGGCTTAGAACCTACTCAGGTGGTAAGCCTAGGGATCCTTGGCGCTGAGTTAATGCTCTTTGCCACTTCGACGGGGTTTGCCCATACCGATGCTGTCCGCACAGCGCTAAAAAGGGGCTGCAAGTACATTGGCATGCCAGAGATTTCTGTGGCTACACTCAGAGGCGGTGCCGCCACGGCCGATTATGCTGAGGTTGGACGCATCACAAAGGCGGTGTCGGATCTCCTTACTGCCGGTTCAGAGGTCCATATTACCAGTGAGCTTGGAACAAACGTCACCTTCTCAATAGCTGGTCGGCCCTGCTTTGAGCTTTCTGGGGTTTTTCGTCCTGGCACCATTGCTTGTTTTCCCGATGGCGAGGCAGCTATGGCCCCGGTGGAGGGGACGGCCATAGGAACTGTCGTGGTGGACTCTTCACTGCACCAGATCGGCATGCTTCATGAGCCAGTGATTTGGCGCTTTGAACATGGACGGGTAGTGGCGATCGAGGGTAGTGAAGCTGCGCGCCGATTGCAGGCTATTCTTAAAGCTCGGGGTGATTCTAACTCTTGGAACTTAGGCGAGTTCGCTGTGGGTACCAATCCCGCTGCCCGCCACGGTACCACCGTCTCCGAGGATAAAAAGCGTTTAGGCAGCATTCACCTTGCCTTGGGCGATAATCTTACCCTGGGAGGTCAAAATAAAAGCCTTACCCATTTAGACGGAGTGCTCTCTACTCCCAGTCTGTGGGTGGATGGTAAGCTTGTTATAGAACGAGGTAGGCTATCTCTGTAG